Proteins co-encoded in one Capsicum annuum cultivar UCD-10X-F1 chromosome 9, UCD10Xv1.1, whole genome shotgun sequence genomic window:
- the LOC124887078 gene encoding uncharacterized protein LOC124887078, giving the protein MGVDLLGTSIHGDRRSIDRFEKRHAHNEVNDEEVGLYRDETTRFWEALEEVVRGVPSFEKIVVVGDFNGHIGALPRGFGDVHGGFGFGERNKEGAALLDFMRSFGLVVVNSSFPKKDDHPITFRSAIAKTQIDFLLLMKGERVCVRTVKSS; this is encoded by the exons ATGGGTGTCGATCTTCTTGGGACGTCCATTCATGGAGATAGGAGAAGCATTGATAGATTTGAGAAAAGGCACGCTCACAATGAGGTTAACGATGAAGAG GTGGGCTTATATAGGGATGAGACGAcacggttttgggaggctttagaGGAGGTGGTAAGAGGAGTGCCTAGTTTCGAGAAGATTGTTGTAgtaggggatttcaatgggcacattggggcATTACCGAGAGGCTTTGgcgatgtgcatggtggttttggttttggggagagaaataaaGAGGGAGCTGCTCTGTTGGACTTTATGAGGTCCTTTGGGTTGGTAGTGGTGAATTCGAGCTTCCCAAAAAAGGACGATCATCCGATCACTTTTCGAAgtgcgatagccaagacccaaattgactttttgctgcttatgAAAGGGGAAAGGGtatgtgtaaggactgtaaagtcatcctga
- the LOC107842765 gene encoding auxin transporter-like protein 4, giving the protein MLAQNQAEEAIVPNFSESELHDGSSKEDVEKSQEDQSLFNVKSFLWHGGSAWDAWFSCASNQVAQVLLTLPYSFSQLGMVSGIVLQIFYGLVGSWTAYLISVLYIEYRSRKEKEGVSFKNHVIQWFEVLDGLLGPYWKAAGLAFNCTFLLFGSVIQLIACASNIYYINDHLDKRTWTYIFGACCATTVFIPSFHNYRIWSFLGLGMTTYTAWYLTVAALVHGQLENVQHAAPTKLVLYFTGATNILYTFGGHAVTVEIMHAMWKPQKFKYIYLIATLYVFTLTLPSASAVYWAFGDQLLNHSNAFSLLPKNGWRDAAVILMLIHQFITFGFACTPLYFVWEKVIGMHDTRSICLRALARLPVVIPIWFLAIIFPFFGPINSAVGALLVSFTVYIIPALAHMLTYRKSSARQNAAEKPPFFMPSWTAMYAINIFIVAWVFVVGFGFGGWASMTNFVKQVDTFGLFAKCYQCKSPVPSASLPPHPAPAHH; this is encoded by the exons ATGTTGGCTCAGAATCAAGCAGAGGAAGCAATTGTCCCAAACTTCAGTGAAAGTGAATTACATGATGGAAGTAGCAAAGAAGATGTTGAGAAATCACAAGAAGATCAATCACTTTTCAATGTCAAGAGTTTCCTGTGGCATGGCGGCTCTGCTTGGGATGCTTGGTTCAGTTGTGCTTCAAATCAA GTTGCACAAGTGCTATTGACATTACCATACTCTTTTTCTCAACTTGGTATGGTGTCGGGCATAGTGCTGCAGATCTTCTATGGTCTTGTTGGTAGTTGGACTGCATACCTCATCAGTGTTCTCTATATTGAATACAGAAGCAGAAAAGAGAAAGAAGGTGTTAGCTTCAAGAATCATGTCATTCAG TGGTTTGAAGTGCTTGATGGACTATTGGGACCATACTGGAAAGCAGCAGGCCTTGCCTTCAACTGTACTTTCCTTCTGTTTGGATCGGTCATACAACTAATTGCTTGTGCAAG TAACATATATTACATCAATGATCATTTGGACAAGAGGACATGGACTTACATATTTGGAGCTTGTTGTGCTACTACTGTGTTCATTCCTTCTTTCCACAACTATAGGATTTGGTCTTTTCTTGGACTGGGAATGACCACTTACACTGCATGGTACTTAACCGTTGCAGCTCTCGTTCACGGTCAG CTTGAAAATGTTCAACACGCTGCTCCAACAAAGCTAGTTTTGTATTTCACTGGTGCCACCAATATCCTTTACACCTTTGGTGGACATGCTGTTACTGT GGAAATTATGCATGCAATGTGGAAACCACAGAAGTTCAAGTACATTTACTTAATAGCCACATTGTACGTTTTCACCCTAACACTGCCATCAGCTTCAGCAGTTTACTGGGCATTTGGAGATCAACTTTTAAACCATAGTAACGCGTTCTCACTTCTACCAAAAAATGGGTGGCGCGATGCTGCCGTGATCTTGATGTTGATTCATCAGTTTATCACGTTCGGATTTGCGTGTACGCCGCTGTACTTTGTGTGGGAGAAAGTTATAGGGATGCATGATACAAGAAGCATTTGCCTAAGGGCATTGGCTAGATTGCCTGTGGTTATACCAATATGGTTCTTAGCTATTATTTTCCCATTTTTTGGACCGATCAATTCTGCAGTTGGGGCTCTTTTGGTTAGTTTCACAGTCTACATCATACCAGCTCTTGCCCATATGCTCACTTATCGAAAATCATCCGCTCGTCAG AATGCAGCAGAGAAACCACCATTTTTCATGCCAAGTTGGACTGCTATGTATGCTATTAACATCTTCATAGTGGCCTGGGTTTTTGTTGTAGGATTCGGGTTCGGAGGTTGGGCTAGCATGACCAATTTCGTCAAACAAGTCGATACGTTTGGCCTTTTCGCCAAGTGTTATCAATGCAAATCTCCAGTTCCATCGGCAAGTCTACCACCACATCCGGCGCCCGCCCACCATTAA